One stretch of Zingiber officinale cultivar Zhangliang chromosome 6B, Zo_v1.1, whole genome shotgun sequence DNA includes these proteins:
- the LOC121989807 gene encoding uncharacterized protein LOC121989807, which translates to MADSDEASVNGGEGKKRKYLPHGKPVRKGLYPLRPGVQGFFLTCDGGRERQATNEALNLLEDVRSSSPLNWVPPRFYIKVNCIYVALKIRAFSSYFCVCFLAFVVA; encoded by the exons ATGGCGGACAGCGACGAGGCTAGCGTAAACGGCGGcgaagggaagaagaggaagtatCTTCCCCATGGG AAACCCGTCAGGAAGGGATTATATCCGCTGCGTCCAGGTGTGCAAGGTTTTTTCCTTACTTGCGACGGAGGGAGGGAGCGCCAGGCGACAAATGAAGCCCTTAATCTCCTGGAGGATGTtcgttcttcttctcctctgaaTTGGGTTCCACCTAGGTTTTATATCAAAGTTAACTGTATTTATGTAGCATTAAAGATTAGAGCTTTCTCATCGTATTTTTGTGTCTGCTTTTTGGCCTTCGTTGTTGCCTAG
- the LOC121991626 gene encoding antifreeze protein Maxi-like — protein sequence MKKMMIMQKNQLLAHKTRETCKRGRAKKMPPLSPMTVKNWKSQNLPMKGRRYPSKKKRADRFITVAAILCCEQLSQRFSAASRIKRSLYSSGDDLSVVCADAVAVAPADAYHLAAADAPTAAAAIVVGDSATVPAAAPTAAAAIVVGDPATVPAAAAANAAPVAAHVAGGGLYAQLITTAAHLSAYAATIAPADAVPLATAAAAALANPAAATLLPANPASAAAAAAAANANAGGGSACKFIFNIW from the exons atgaagaagatgatgatcATGCAGAAGAACCAACTGCTTGCCCACAAGACCAGGGAGACTTGCAAACGAGGAAGGGCAAAGAAGATGCCCCCGCTGTCCCCCATGACGGTGAAGAATTGGAAATCCCAGAACTTGCCAATGAAAGGGAGGAGATACCCATCTAAGAAGAag CGAGCAGATCGCTTTATAACTGTCGCAGCGATTCTCTGCTGCGAGCAGCTGTCGCAGCGATTCTCTGCTGCGAGCAGAATAAAGCGATCGCTTTACAGCT CGGGAGATGATTTATCTGTAGTATGTGCTGATGCGGTTGCAGTCGCTCCTGCCGACGCCTACCATCTTGCCGCCGCCGATGCACCAACCGCCGCTGCTGCCATCGTCGTTGGAGACTCCGCCACCGTCCCCGCCGCTGCACCAACCGCCGCTGCTGCCATCGTCGTTGGAGACCCCGCCACCGTCCCCGCCGCTGCAGCTGCCAACGCTGCCCCTGTAGCTGCTCATGTTGCTGGAGGTGGTTTATATGCGCAACTGATAACTACAGCAGCACATTTGTCTGCTTACGCTGCTACAATAGCTCCAGCCGACGCCGTCCCTCTtgccaccgccgccgccgccgccctcgcaaatcccgccgCCGCCACCCTCCTTCCGGCAAATCCCgcatccgccgccgccgccgccgctgccgcTAACGCCAACGCCGGCGGCGGCTCAGCCTGCAAATTTATATTTAACATCTGGTAG
- the LOC121991627 gene encoding uncharacterized protein LOC121991627 → MISAGVFGSMGVLVGYPPTLFVHMPKDLRAKRLIEKNMASLKKKGVSVKEVRCLEFPLTRTLLTERIPGLDEAVSASVFELFQEKGFIDERGYLKSDGRASRWKQALKEKDPSMEKYEWLDHVEEELNLVFAYHEMTSLPIGDILDWLNLFVIMSINFQNGENLILHFQLPSAMDD, encoded by the exons ATGATTTCAGCTGGGGTATTCGGTTCCATGGGTGTTCTAGTTGGGTATCCTCCCACTCTCTTTGTCCATATGCCTAAAGACCTACGTGCAAAGAGGCTGATAGAGAAGAACATGGCTTCGTTGAAGAAGAAGGGTGTTTCTGTTAAGGAGGTTAGGTGTCTGGAGTTCCCATTGACTCGTACGCTTTTGACGGAAAGGATCCCTGGTTTGGATGAGGCAGTATCTGCCAGTGTATTTGAGTTGTTTCAGGAGAAGGGTTTCATTGATGAGAGGGGATATTTGAAGAGCGATGGACGAGCAAGTCGGTGGAAGCAAGCTCTTAAGGAAAAGGATCCCTCAATGGAGAAGTATGAATGGCTTGATCATGTAGAGGAGGAGTTAAATCTTGTGTTTGCATACCATGAGATGACCAGCTTGCCTATTGGTGATATTCTCGACTG GTTGAATTTGTTTGTCATTATGAGCATCAACTTTCAAAATGGAGAGAACCTCATTCTCCACTTCCAGTTGCCTTCAGCAATGGATGATTGA